Proteins found in one Limnothrix sp. FACHB-406 genomic segment:
- a CDS encoding dynamin-like GTPase family protein translates to MAQLDSNQIAACQNLQESVEAIVHLVEQESTLQNQDITSVHTSLRKAIAPTFEVAFVGAFSAGKSMLINALLGRELLYSAEGHATGIECYIAYAPSDRERVVLTFASAAEIHEEVQVLLERLGVSSTIDLNREETVSTILTACEKMVEKEGGESKSERAKQAKALKLLIEGWWANRDRIHPTSNTTYSMEQFNFTNLKDAAAYARRGSNSAVLKRVEYYCYHPLLEDGNVLVDLPGIDAPVKKDAALTYSKISNEDTSAVVAVLKPAAAGDMTKEETELLEAMRSNSGIRDRVFFVFNRIDETWYNVQLRQRLESLISSQFRDGQRLYKTSGLLGFYGSQLRETSAGDRFGLDSIFASSIKSAEIAEETPQFVYEFNRYCSSSGKLPANRFRISVNNYESQNENYVRILGEYGSPLVDQLIHDSGIEVFREGITRYLTEEKRPQLFSTLANDLQPLCVALRRLYSDRYRELDSQPTELEGIKSNRLDRLNTDLKRLAENFADHLKREVNEIVTNQCVSFEDDFRNLQVRMQGRMGELLNGFSVKQAYQRATLAHPRNSTAPLLAILVEAFYYLANELEEVLTAEIDRVIRRLFSLLMDRIRHQDYYRELCRLVGDDAGLEDRLKAIEQSVQLALRSEASTECDRYVRESPDFYQEGSVSLYQFREVLRQTSVGYDFLPMVEAEPAIRQLLELDFAPKVKRTVTSTFRQAVSQTLKSQLLPVAVEYEEVILQQYTIARNHLEKTIEKEAQEQLEQLAEQKAALQEQIATYNQAVEAIDSCLQSMGCDRYQLPIVELVN, encoded by the coding sequence ATGGCTCAATTGGATAGCAATCAGATCGCAGCTTGTCAGAATCTCCAGGAATCCGTTGAAGCCATTGTGCATCTGGTTGAGCAAGAGTCCACACTCCAGAATCAAGATATTACGTCAGTTCATACATCTCTGCGTAAGGCGATCGCCCCGACCTTTGAAGTGGCCTTTGTGGGGGCTTTCAGCGCTGGCAAATCAATGCTGATTAACGCCTTGCTCGGTCGAGAATTGCTCTACAGTGCCGAAGGTCACGCCACCGGCATTGAATGTTATATCGCCTATGCACCGAGCGATCGCGAACGGGTTGTATTGACCTTTGCCAGTGCGGCTGAAATCCACGAAGAAGTGCAGGTTTTGTTAGAGCGTCTGGGGGTTTCTTCTACAATTGATTTGAACCGAGAAGAGACGGTTTCAACCATTCTCACTGCTTGTGAAAAGATGGTTGAAAAAGAAGGCGGTGAATCTAAGTCTGAACGGGCTAAACAGGCAAAAGCGCTCAAGTTACTGATTGAAGGCTGGTGGGCTAATCGCGATCGCATTCATCCCACCAGCAACACCACCTACTCAATGGAGCAGTTCAATTTCACTAACCTCAAAGATGCTGCGGCCTATGCTCGCCGGGGTAGCAACAGCGCTGTGCTCAAACGGGTGGAATATTACTGCTATCATCCTTTGTTGGAAGATGGTAACGTCCTGGTTGATTTGCCAGGGATTGATGCACCAGTTAAAAAGGATGCCGCCCTCACCTACAGCAAAATTAGCAATGAAGATACATCCGCTGTGGTTGCAGTGCTGAAGCCAGCCGCAGCGGGTGACATGACGAAAGAGGAAACCGAACTCCTGGAAGCGATGCGCAGCAATTCGGGAATTCGCGATCGGGTCTTTTTTGTTTTCAATCGCATTGATGAAACTTGGTACAACGTTCAACTGCGGCAACGCCTAGAGTCTCTGATTTCCAGTCAGTTTCGAGATGGACAGCGGCTCTATAAAACCAGTGGGCTGCTGGGGTTCTATGGCAGCCAACTCCGAGAAACCAGTGCGGGCGATCGCTTCGGCCTCGACAGCATTTTTGCCAGCAGCATCAAAAGTGCAGAAATTGCCGAAGAAACACCGCAGTTTGTCTATGAATTCAATCGCTATTGCTCCAGTTCTGGCAAATTACCGGCCAATCGTTTTCGGATCTCGGTTAATAACTATGAAAGCCAAAACGAAAACTATGTTCGGATTTTGGGTGAATATGGTTCACCCCTGGTGGATCAACTGATTCATGACAGTGGCATTGAAGTATTTCGAGAGGGCATCACGCGCTATTTAACGGAAGAAAAGCGGCCGCAACTTTTCTCGACTTTGGCCAATGATTTACAGCCCCTTTGCGTGGCCCTGCGTCGGTTGTATAGCGATCGCTACCGAGAACTCGATAGCCAGCCCACGGAACTCGAAGGCATTAAAAGCAATCGGCTCGATCGACTCAACACCGATCTGAAGCGCCTAGCCGAAAATTTTGCAGATCATTTAAAGCGTGAAGTTAACGAGATTGTCACCAATCAATGTGTCAGCTTTGAAGACGATTTCCGCAATTTGCAGGTGCGGATGCAAGGACGGATGGGAGAGCTGCTGAATGGATTTTCCGTCAAGCAAGCTTATCAGCGAGCTACGTTGGCTCATCCACGCAATTCCACCGCTCCTTTGTTAGCAATTTTGGTTGAGGCGTTCTATTACTTAGCCAATGAACTAGAAGAAGTGCTAACTGCGGAAATTGATCGGGTGATTCGTCGGCTCTTTTCATTGTTGATGGATCGAATCCGCCATCAGGATTATTATCGGGAGCTATGCCGATTGGTGGGGGATGATGCGGGGCTAGAAGATCGATTGAAGGCGATCGAACAATCCGTGCAATTAGCCCTTCGCAGCGAGGCGAGCACTGAGTGCGATCGCTATGTGCGCGAAAGTCCCGATTTCTATCAGGAAGGCTCGGTTTCGCTCTATCAGTTTCGGGAAGTGTTGCGCCAAACTTCTGTGGGCTATGACTTTTTGCCAATGGTGGAAGCAGAACCCGCCATTCGCCAATTGTTAGAACTCGACTTTGCCCCCAAGGTCAAGCGCACCGTGACAAGCACCTTTCGCCAAGCGGTGAGCCAAACTCTGAAGTCGCAACTGTTGCCTGTGGCGGTGGAATACGAAGAGGTGATTTTGCAGCAATACACGATCGCCCGTAACCATTTGGAAAAAACGATCGAGAAGGAAGCCCAAGAGCAACTGGAGCAACTGGCTGAACAAAAAGCTGCTTTGCAGGAGCAAATTGCGACTTATAACCAAGCGGTGGAGGCGATCGATTCCTGTTTGCAATCCATGGGGTGCGATCGCTACCAACTCCCGATCGTTGAGTTGGTAAACTAG